A single Chiroxiphia lanceolata isolate bChiLan1 chromosome 25, bChiLan1.pri, whole genome shotgun sequence DNA region contains:
- the ELK4 gene encoding ETS domain-containing protein Elk-4 produces MDSAITLWQFLLQLLQEPQNKNIICWTSNDGEFKLLQAEEVARLWGIRKNKPSMNYDKLSRALRYYYVKNIIKKVNGKKFVYKFVSYPEILNMDPLVVGRIEGDPELTGFGEVNSAPKDVENCGKEKSQSCAKSSSRNDYIHSGLYSSFTLNSLNSSSVKLFRSIKIENPAEKLTEKKPQEPTPSVIKFVTMPSKKPPSAPLVSTTSAVSAAPAASSSLPLGSEETLQTLETLVLPKLTVPEAPAPLPNLTSSFTPTPPISSVSPTLQVPSTPPSPPLSSNPDLDIDTDIESVASQQLEQAQSLQHQSPEPKEQDSAVLEKEFANHLSRSKKPKGLELAPTLVITGSDPSPLGILSPSLPTASLTPALFSQTPILLTPSPLLSSIHFWSTLSPVAPLSPARLQGANTLFQFPSVLNSHGPFTLSGLDGPSTPGPFSPDLQKT; encoded by the exons ATGGACAGTGCTATCACCCTGTGGCagttcctcctccagctcctgcaagAGCCTCAGAACAAGAACATCATCTGTTGGACCTCCAACGACGGGGAGTTcaagctgctgcaggcagaggaggtggCCAGGCTGTGGGGGATCCGCAAGAACAAGCCCAGCATGAACTATGATAAACTCAGCCGAGCGCTCAGATACTACTACGTGAAG AATATCATTAAGAAAGTGAACGGTAAGAAGTTTGTGTACAAGTTTGTCTCGTATCCGGAGATTTTAAATATGGACCCGCTCGTCGTGGGCCGGATAGAAGGAGACCCTGAACTGACTGGCTTTGGAGAGGTCAACAGCGCTCCAAAGGACGTGGAAAACTGTGGGAAGGAGAAGTCCCAGTCGTGTGCTAAGTCCTCGAGCCGCAACGACTACATCCACTCAGGCCTGTACTCCTCCTTCACCCTCAACTCCCTCAACAGCTCCAGCGTCAAACTCTTCAGGTCCATCAAGATCGAGAACCCGGCGGAGAAGCTGACGGAGAAGAAGCCTCAGGAGCCGACCCCCTCCGTCATCAAGTTTGTCACCATGCCCTCCAAAAAGCCCCCCTCGGCCCCCCTGGTCTCCACCACCTCCGCGGTctccgccgctcccgccgcgtcctcctcccttcccctgggATCCGAGGAGACCCTGCAGACCTTGGAGACGCTCGTCCTGCCCAAGTTAACTGTCCCCGAAGCTCCAGCACCTTTGCCGAACTTAACCAGCAGCTTCACCCCGACCCCCCCCATCTCCTCGGTGTCTCCCACTCTCCAGGTCCCTTCCACGCCCCCGTCGCCGCCCCTGAGCTCCAATCCCGACCTGGACATTGACACGGACATCGAGTCCGTGgcctcccagcagctggagcaggccCAGAGCCTCCAGCACCAATCCCCAGAGCCCAAAGAGCAGGATTCAGCCGTGCTGGAGAAGGAATTTGCCAATCACCTCTCCAGATCTAAGAAACCCAAAGGGCTGGAGTTGGCTCCTACTCTCGTCATTACGGGCAGCGATCCAAGTCCTCTGGGCATTCTGAGTCCTTCTCTCCCCACTGCTTCTCTTACTCCAGCACTTTTCTCTCAG ACTCCCATCCTGCTGACTCCCAGCCCTTTGCTCTCCAGCATCCACTTCTGGAGTACCCTGAGCCCGGTGGCTCCTCTCAGTCCTGCCAGGTTGCAAGGTGCTAACACCCTCTTTCAG TTTCCATCAGTGCTGAACAGTCATGGCCCATTTACTCTGTCTGGACTGGATGGACCCTCTACCCCTGGCCCGTTTTCCCCTGATCTCCAGAAGACATAG